A part of Terriglobus roseus genomic DNA contains:
- a CDS encoding TIGR03435 family protein, with protein sequence MRRAVFSQLMWIAFAGSQAFSQSSVLGTSSDYHPTMTFDVASIRESKVGNEIVHTGSSPLHASTFRMQNINLSNLVTLAYGVQYYQLSGAPSWDFETLYTVEAKSDDAADAKLAHLSDHDARLEKQHMLQVLLADRFHLQVHWESRQIPVYDLVISKPGLLKETSDDSPQINGANGKAYPPLYQRGSSMTGFELVGHGATMAMLCDTLNSQFGRPVVNQTGLSGKYDFVLPYLGRFDADRKSDDTNPVPTLDHSLQEKLGLRVKASRGDIPVVVIDQVDQHPPEN encoded by the coding sequence ATGCGCAGAGCAGTTTTCTCGCAGCTTATGTGGATTGCATTCGCTGGTTCGCAAGCCTTTAGCCAGTCGAGCGTTCTTGGAACTTCATCGGACTATCACCCGACCATGACCTTCGATGTCGCTTCGATTCGTGAATCGAAAGTGGGCAACGAGATTGTCCACACAGGCTCTTCTCCGCTTCATGCGAGCACGTTTCGCATGCAGAACATCAACCTGTCCAATCTGGTAACTCTGGCCTATGGTGTGCAGTATTACCAGCTATCCGGAGCTCCCAGTTGGGATTTTGAGACGCTGTACACCGTCGAGGCGAAATCCGACGATGCAGCCGATGCGAAACTCGCACACCTTAGCGACCATGATGCGCGGTTAGAAAAACAGCACATGTTGCAGGTGTTGCTGGCGGATCGATTTCATCTCCAGGTGCATTGGGAAAGCCGCCAAATTCCTGTTTATGACCTGGTGATCTCAAAGCCTGGATTGCTTAAAGAGACGAGTGATGATTCTCCGCAAATAAACGGGGCTAACGGAAAGGCCTACCCACCTCTCTATCAGCGTGGCAGCAGTATGACCGGGTTCGAACTGGTGGGACATGGAGCCACGATGGCAATGCTTTGCGACACGCTGAATAGCCAATTTGGACGTCCTGTGGTGAATCAAACAGGACTATCCGGAAAGTACGATTTTGTGCTGCCTTACCTGGGACGCTTCGATGCGGATCGAAAGTCCGACGATACGAATCCGGTGCCAACGCTTGACCACAGCCTGCAAGAGAAGCTTGGGCTTCGTGTAAAGGCATCTCGCGGAGACATTCCCGTTGTTGTGATCGACCAAGTCGATCAACATCCCCCGGAGAATTAA
- a CDS encoding M13 family metallopeptidase, translating into MKFPTYSAIAAVAVFGLGMTANAQQMSLALDGQEASITVPKAAVSMDLSAIDKTADPCTDFYAYACGNWRKDHPIPADKVRYGRFDELQERNVYTVYALLKDAAASPKNPLQTKYGNFFAACMNDDLAETLGAKPIQPVLAKIDGWNDKKQLAKLVGTLEDVYGTSLFYGFGSQQDQKDSSKQIPGLFQGGISLPDRDYYLQDDERMVTLRKQYVEHVTKMFVLAGDSPEKAATEAQAVLKIETALAQASMPRVELRDPAKRYHPQPITELQGYTPNFQWSDYFTAIKTPVTNLNVGTPDFFKGFNEQIASSSTDDLKSYMRWHVIHSSAGALSKAFDQENFRFFAQTLQGQKEQAPRWKRCTQQTDAALGEAVGADWVAKYFTPEAKKNMQELVHQLEAALGEDIKNLDWMSATTKQEALKKLSAFRDKIGYPEVWRDYSKLEVKRDDRLGNLQRVDIFTDRRDLNKIGKPVNEKEWGMTPPTVNAYYSPAMNDINFPAGILQPPFYDLKIDPAVNYGAIGVVIGHEMTHGFDDQGSKFDPQGNVRSWWTDADKAEFDKRTQCEVDEYGSFEPVPGTKLNGKLTLGENTADNGGLQVAYMAMQKELDKLGPDSRKPIDGYTPEQRFYLGYAQVWCENTRDEAARVRAKTDPHSPGRFRTNGGVQNQANFAKAFSCKQGQPMAPVNACRVW; encoded by the coding sequence ATGAAGTTCCCCACCTATTCTGCGATTGCCGCCGTTGCCGTATTCGGCCTTGGCATGACCGCCAACGCCCAGCAGATGTCTCTCGCTCTGGATGGGCAGGAGGCTTCCATCACCGTTCCGAAGGCCGCGGTCTCCATGGACCTGTCCGCCATCGACAAGACGGCCGATCCCTGCACGGACTTTTACGCCTACGCCTGCGGCAACTGGCGCAAGGATCATCCCATCCCGGCAGACAAGGTACGTTACGGTCGCTTCGACGAGCTGCAGGAGCGCAACGTATATACCGTCTACGCGCTGCTGAAAGACGCTGCTGCGAGCCCGAAGAATCCGCTGCAGACCAAGTACGGCAACTTCTTCGCCGCCTGCATGAACGACGATCTGGCAGAGACGCTGGGCGCGAAACCGATTCAGCCCGTGCTGGCAAAGATTGATGGTTGGAACGACAAGAAGCAGTTGGCAAAGCTGGTGGGCACGCTGGAAGACGTTTACGGCACATCGCTGTTTTACGGCTTCGGCTCGCAACAGGACCAGAAGGACAGCAGCAAACAGATTCCGGGACTGTTCCAGGGCGGTATATCGCTGCCCGATCGTGACTACTATCTGCAGGACGATGAGCGCATGGTTACCTTGCGCAAGCAGTATGTCGAGCACGTAACGAAGATGTTCGTCCTCGCGGGCGACTCACCGGAGAAGGCTGCAACAGAAGCTCAAGCCGTGTTGAAGATTGAAACGGCACTGGCGCAGGCTTCCATGCCACGTGTTGAACTCCGCGATCCCGCAAAGCGTTATCACCCGCAGCCGATCACTGAACTGCAGGGCTACACACCGAACTTCCAGTGGAGCGATTACTTCACTGCCATCAAGACGCCGGTGACAAACCTGAACGTTGGCACTCCGGACTTCTTCAAGGGATTCAATGAACAGATTGCATCGTCCAGCACGGACGACCTGAAGAGCTACATGCGCTGGCATGTGATTCACAGCTCGGCAGGCGCGTTGAGCAAGGCGTTTGATCAGGAGAACTTCCGCTTCTTCGCGCAGACACTGCAGGGCCAGAAGGAACAGGCTCCCCGCTGGAAGCGTTGCACGCAGCAGACCGATGCCGCATTGGGCGAAGCTGTGGGCGCGGATTGGGTAGCAAAGTACTTCACGCCGGAAGCAAAGAAGAACATGCAGGAGCTGGTGCACCAGCTTGAAGCCGCGCTGGGCGAAGACATCAAGAACCTGGACTGGATGAGCGCTACCACCAAGCAGGAGGCCTTGAAGAAGCTGTCGGCTTTCCGCGACAAGATTGGCTATCCCGAAGTCTGGCGCGATTACAGCAAGCTGGAAGTGAAGCGCGATGATCGTCTGGGCAATCTGCAGCGCGTCGATATTTTTACGGATCGCCGCGATCTGAACAAGATTGGCAAGCCGGTGAACGAGAAGGAATGGGGCATGACACCGCCCACCGTGAACGCCTATTACAGCCCGGCGATGAACGACATCAATTTCCCTGCTGGCATTCTGCAGCCGCCGTTCTACGACCTGAAGATTGATCCCGCAGTGAACTACGGCGCCATCGGCGTGGTGATTGGCCACGAGATGACACACGGCTTCGACGATCAGGGCAGCAAGTTCGATCCGCAAGGCAACGTACGTTCCTGGTGGACGGATGCTGACAAGGCCGAGTTCGACAAGCGCACTCAGTGCGAAGTGGACGAATACGGATCGTTTGAGCCGGTTCCGGGCACCAAGCTGAATGGCAAGCTGACGCTGGGTGAAAACACCGCAGACAACGGCGGCTTGCAGGTGGCCTACATGGCCATGCAGAAAGAACTGGACAAGCTGGGACCAGATTCACGCAAGCCCATTGACGGTTACACACCGGAGCAGCGCTTCTACCTGGGCTATGCGCAGGTGTGGTGTGAGAACACTCGCGACGAAGCTGCACGCGTTCGCGCGAAGACCGATCCGCACTCGCCCGGCCGCTTCCGTACGAACGGTGGCGTGCAGAACCAGGCGAACTTTGCGAAGGCGTTCTCCTGCAAGCAGGGACAGCCCATGGCTCCGGTGAATGCCTGCCGCGTCTGGTAA
- a CDS encoding Gfo/Idh/MocA family protein — translation MSLNRRSFLRNAGLAAAGTQIPLLKAFGQERRLGPNDQIHVALIGAGGRGQSITKSALTLPNVKLLAVADCYDGRLAHSKELWGNDLQTTKDYNEILKRSDIDAVIIGTPDHWHRKVAIDAMAAGKDVYCEKPMIHEYADGPLMIEAAKKYNRVIQIGSQRVSSMIYIKAKELLAAGAIGKLNLVQGHWDRNSAQGAWEYTVPLDANEQTCDWPRFQGAAPKHAWDPERFFQWRKYKDYGTGVAGDLFVHLFSGTHFITGTNGPTRAYATGGLRYWKDGRDVPDVLLGLYDYGDWNLELRVNFVDGGEESEGFTFVGTEGSMEITSRGVIVNKVPREKGPGYSIGSFTNEMQARLKADYAMKQAEDAAARAALNATSVERYMAPTGYDDTADHFRTFFGCMRSRQQPTENAVFGYRAAGAALLSLLSMDKGTVVHWDPDAMKLKA, via the coding sequence ATGTCATTGAATCGCCGTTCATTTCTGCGGAACGCCGGCCTTGCCGCTGCGGGAACACAGATTCCCCTGTTGAAGGCCTTTGGCCAGGAACGCCGCCTGGGACCAAACGACCAGATCCACGTTGCCCTGATTGGTGCGGGCGGACGCGGTCAGTCGATCACGAAATCTGCGCTCACGCTGCCGAACGTGAAACTGCTGGCCGTGGCGGATTGCTACGACGGCCGCCTGGCTCATTCCAAGGAGCTGTGGGGCAACGACCTGCAGACGACCAAGGATTACAACGAAATTCTGAAACGCAGCGACATTGACGCTGTGATCATCGGCACACCGGACCACTGGCACCGCAAGGTTGCCATTGATGCCATGGCAGCAGGCAAGGACGTCTACTGCGAAAAGCCGATGATTCATGAGTACGCGGACGGCCCGCTGATGATCGAAGCGGCGAAGAAGTACAACCGAGTGATCCAGATCGGATCGCAGCGCGTGTCGTCGATGATTTACATCAAGGCGAAGGAACTGCTGGCCGCTGGCGCCATCGGCAAGCTGAACCTGGTGCAGGGACATTGGGATCGCAACTCCGCGCAGGGTGCATGGGAATACACCGTGCCGCTGGATGCCAATGAACAGACCTGCGATTGGCCTCGCTTCCAGGGCGCAGCGCCCAAGCACGCATGGGATCCGGAACGCTTCTTCCAGTGGCGCAAGTACAAGGATTACGGCACTGGCGTTGCAGGCGATCTGTTTGTCCACCTGTTTAGCGGTACGCACTTCATCACCGGCACGAATGGCCCCACGCGCGCTTATGCCACGGGCGGTCTGCGTTACTGGAAGGATGGCCGTGACGTTCCCGATGTTCTGCTGGGCCTGTATGACTACGGCGATTGGAACCTGGAGCTGCGCGTGAACTTCGTCGATGGCGGCGAAGAGAGCGAAGGCTTCACCTTCGTTGGTACCGAAGGCAGCATGGAGATCACCAGCCGCGGAGTCATCGTAAACAAGGTGCCTCGCGAAAAGGGACCGGGCTACAGCATTGGTTCATTCACCAACGAAATGCAGGCTCGCCTGAAGGCTGACTATGCGATGAAGCAGGCAGAAGATGCTGCTGCTCGTGCGGCGCTGAATGCTACGAGCGTGGAGCGCTACATGGCTCCCACTGGCTACGACGATACGGCCGATCACTTCCGCACATTCTTTGGCTGCATGCGTTCGCGTCAGCAGCCCACGGAAAATGCGGTCTTCGGCTATCGCGCAGCAGGTGCGGCTCTGCTGAGCCTGCTCAGCATGGACAAGGGAACCGTTGTTCATTGGGACCCGGATGCCATGAAGCTAAAGGCATAG
- the ribH gene encoding 6,7-dimethyl-8-ribityllumazine synthase → MIKGLTVVKPVGSAAAWERLGTLFSELGFEPGKGWDDGTGRGVSFLAPLGNAEFVTGRLPAVPELLIECTQLDIVHGIVKRWLSAELRTEDIGGRLSGVAETHWKSRLFTVDLGDGLVFGFWEREDVLAGRPIAIEGDLSAAGMKFGIVVARWNAVITDRLLQGSLDAIVRSGGRLDDVQIVRAPGAWEIPAAARMLADLRDDNGKRKFDAIITLGCLLRGETAHYEAIYNEAARGIGQSQQDTGVPHAFGVLTCETLEQALNRAGIKAGNKGFEAAVAAIEMVSIARKIGHAAAGKHEGSGVAAGKLAQVDVDRASEGFQK, encoded by the coding sequence ATGATCAAGGGTTTGACCGTAGTGAAGCCAGTGGGTTCGGCGGCGGCGTGGGAACGGCTCGGCACGCTTTTTTCGGAGCTTGGCTTCGAACCGGGCAAGGGATGGGACGACGGCACAGGCCGCGGCGTCAGCTTCCTCGCGCCTCTCGGAAACGCGGAGTTCGTCACCGGCCGACTGCCTGCCGTACCGGAGCTGCTGATTGAATGCACGCAGCTCGACATTGTCCACGGCATCGTAAAGCGCTGGCTCAGCGCGGAGTTGCGCACGGAAGATATCGGCGGACGCCTGTCGGGTGTTGCAGAAACACATTGGAAATCGCGCCTGTTCACGGTCGATCTTGGCGATGGCCTTGTCTTCGGCTTCTGGGAGCGCGAAGACGTTCTGGCAGGACGCCCCATCGCTATCGAAGGCGATCTGTCGGCAGCAGGCATGAAGTTTGGTATCGTCGTCGCGCGTTGGAACGCCGTCATCACAGACCGTTTGCTGCAGGGCTCGCTGGATGCGATTGTTCGCAGTGGTGGCAGACTCGACGACGTGCAGATTGTCCGCGCCCCAGGAGCGTGGGAGATTCCGGCTGCCGCACGCATGTTGGCGGATCTTCGTGACGACAACGGCAAGCGCAAGTTTGACGCCATCATCACGCTGGGCTGCTTGCTGCGCGGTGAAACGGCGCACTACGAGGCGATTTACAACGAAGCCGCTCGCGGCATCGGCCAATCGCAGCAGGACACCGGAGTGCCGCATGCCTTCGGCGTACTCACCTGCGAAACGCTGGAACAGGCTCTGAACCGCGCTGGCATCAAGGCGGGCAACAAGGGATTTGAAGCAGCGGTTGCGGCCATTGAGATGGTCAGCATCGCTCGCAAGATTGGTCATGCGGCTGCCGGTAAACATGAAGGCAGCGGTGTGGCCGCAGGAAAGCTGGCACAGGTCGACGTCGACCGTGCCTCGGAAGGATTTCAAAAGTAA
- a CDS encoding redoxin domain-containing protein, with translation MARTESNTELTLGAVCPAFELECVLCDKALGRDDIYAGPDDPYNRKGLLVAFVSVHCPFVKHMEVAFTALAKKYAGEIATVCICSNDEIAFPEDGPEGMREQGKRLGWDKGTDICTIPYLQDSSQETAREFHAACTPDLYLFDQDRKLVYHAQFDRTRPYRESDGKAGVERHPEIHQAAHGADLEEAIKNLIAGNAPLEHQVPSLGCNIKWK, from the coding sequence ATGGCACGTACGGAATCGAACACCGAACTTACCCTGGGCGCGGTTTGCCCGGCGTTTGAACTGGAATGCGTTCTCTGCGATAAAGCGCTGGGACGCGACGATATTTACGCCGGACCGGACGATCCGTACAACCGAAAAGGCCTCCTGGTGGCGTTCGTCTCGGTCCACTGCCCGTTCGTGAAGCACATGGAAGTGGCCTTCACTGCGCTGGCCAAGAAATACGCCGGGGAAATTGCCACCGTGTGCATCTGCTCGAACGATGAGATTGCCTTCCCGGAGGACGGCCCCGAAGGGATGCGCGAGCAAGGAAAGCGGCTTGGATGGGACAAAGGCACCGACATCTGCACGATTCCCTATTTGCAAGACAGCTCTCAGGAGACAGCCCGGGAATTTCACGCGGCTTGCACGCCGGATCTGTATTTATTCGATCAGGATCGGAAGCTGGTGTATCACGCGCAGTTTGACCGCACTCGACCCTACCGCGAGAGCGACGGCAAGGCGGGTGTGGAACGGCACCCGGAAATCCATCAGGCTGCCCATGGAGCAGATCTGGAAGAAGCGATTAAGAACCTGATTGCTGGGAATGCGCCTCTGGAACATCAGGTGCCAAGCCTGGGTTGCAACATCAAGTGGAAGTGA
- the nusB gene encoding transcription antitermination factor NusB gives MGQRRKARELAMQMLYQSDLGKQTAVEVRRVFWKSRQDDEGNQTVDLETQSFAEDLFRVAMERSNEIDDLIDKHSQNWRVHRMAVVDRNLLRTAIAEMIAFKGTPHPIIINEALEIGRKYAAPESITFLNGVLDAVSRSVMEERYS, from the coding sequence ATGGGACAACGTAGAAAAGCTCGCGAACTTGCCATGCAGATGCTGTATCAATCGGACCTGGGCAAGCAGACCGCTGTGGAAGTGCGTCGCGTGTTCTGGAAGAGCCGTCAGGACGATGAGGGAAATCAAACCGTCGATCTGGAAACACAGAGCTTTGCGGAAGACCTCTTCCGCGTGGCGATGGAACGCAGCAATGAGATTGACGACCTGATCGATAAGCACTCGCAGAACTGGCGCGTGCATCGCATGGCCGTGGTGGATCGCAACCTGCTGCGCACCGCGATCGCAGAGATGATCGCCTTTAAGGGAACGCCGCACCCCATCATCATCAATGAGGCGCTGGAAATCGGACGTAAGTACGCCGCGCCGGAGAGCATCACCTTCCTGAACGGAGTACTGGATGCGGTCTCGCGTTCGGTCATGGAAGAACGCTACTCCTGA
- a CDS encoding S53 family peptidase, which translates to MNTARTCRYIAAATIALTVTSAFAAEKAVDKGRSPSSEQVGFNIYLPLQNRDALDNDIAALHDSTSSRYQKWMTPDQFKAKYMPSTSLLQAVLAQLAAQGIDVTIAGPQRLHCSGKASAVEAALRTTLHDGAFHNGRKTVMASQAPTLTGALSQSGAIVSGLSGFVRARSYVHTAPAANPQNRYSTAGPYWFTDLKQAYNWPSYTAYTGKGVTIGILMTGDYNPTDVNAYFTHEKIATPKISTVQINGGAPYDPVGSTETHLDLQQSGGMAPQAKLILYNMPDLSDDSIMAGLSQIVNDNKADVVSMSFGSPEIFYKAEYNDGTDFSYLLKEENDLIAQGTAQGITFIASSGDAGALTAFPPACFDGVADCGPAIAAVSFPASSPHVVGVGGTNLVTTQTSSTDLNSIYVREQAYADPLEGDIFYGTSSTGQYWGSGGGDSVYFRKPLYQALVNTGNAKYRTVPDVSLHMGGCPQGAITCNADDSSDIVTIGGFNYSVIGTSASAPDFAGLTALAVQRYGRRIGNENYYIYALAALQSLGLTKVYRQGIPGFNGLYSTTSKGYNRVLGNGTVIGKDFLLAPLVPSAGTPQTPSNP; encoded by the coding sequence GTGAACACTGCAAGAACTTGCCGCTATATCGCCGCCGCGACCATCGCACTCACCGTCACCAGTGCCTTTGCTGCGGAAAAGGCCGTGGACAAAGGCCGCTCTCCTTCTTCTGAACAGGTAGGTTTCAATATCTATCTGCCGCTGCAGAACCGCGATGCACTTGATAACGACATCGCCGCGCTGCACGACTCGACTTCTTCGCGCTACCAGAAGTGGATGACGCCGGATCAGTTCAAGGCAAAGTACATGCCCTCCACCTCGTTGCTGCAGGCGGTTCTTGCGCAACTGGCAGCGCAGGGAATCGATGTGACTATTGCTGGCCCTCAGCGTTTGCATTGCAGTGGCAAGGCTTCCGCAGTGGAAGCGGCTCTGCGCACAACGCTGCATGATGGAGCATTCCACAATGGCCGTAAGACCGTGATGGCATCGCAGGCTCCGACACTCACCGGTGCTCTCTCACAGAGCGGTGCTATCGTTTCTGGCCTCTCAGGTTTTGTGCGCGCGCGTTCCTATGTGCACACCGCACCTGCAGCAAACCCGCAGAATCGTTACAGCACCGCTGGACCTTACTGGTTCACCGATCTGAAGCAGGCTTATAACTGGCCGTCGTACACCGCATACACCGGCAAGGGCGTGACCATTGGCATCCTGATGACGGGCGATTACAACCCGACCGATGTGAACGCCTATTTCACCCATGAGAAGATCGCCACGCCGAAGATCTCCACGGTGCAGATCAACGGTGGTGCGCCGTATGATCCCGTCGGTTCCACGGAAACGCATCTTGATCTGCAGCAGTCCGGCGGCATGGCGCCGCAGGCGAAGCTGATCCTTTACAACATGCCTGACCTGTCCGATGACAGCATCATGGCCGGCCTGTCGCAGATTGTGAACGACAACAAGGCTGACGTGGTGAGCATGTCGTTCGGTTCGCCGGAAATCTTCTACAAGGCGGAGTACAACGATGGCACGGACTTCAGCTACCTGCTGAAGGAAGAGAATGACCTGATTGCGCAGGGAACTGCTCAGGGCATTACCTTCATTGCCAGCTCTGGCGACGCAGGTGCACTGACGGCGTTTCCGCCAGCCTGCTTTGACGGCGTTGCAGATTGCGGACCTGCCATTGCGGCTGTCAGCTTCCCGGCTTCCAGTCCTCATGTTGTTGGCGTGGGTGGAACGAACCTCGTAACGACGCAGACTTCGTCGACCGATCTGAACTCCATCTACGTCCGCGAGCAGGCTTACGCTGATCCGCTGGAAGGCGACATCTTCTACGGAACATCGTCCACCGGCCAGTACTGGGGCTCGGGCGGTGGCGACAGTGTGTACTTCCGCAAGCCGCTCTATCAGGCTCTTGTGAACACCGGCAACGCAAAGTATCGCACTGTGCCGGACGTATCGCTGCATATGGGCGGCTGCCCACAGGGAGCGATCACCTGCAATGCGGATGACAGCTCTGACATCGTCACCATTGGCGGCTTTAACTACTCCGTGATTGGCACCAGCGCTTCCGCTCCTGACTTCGCTGGACTGACTGCTCTCGCAGTGCAGCGCTACGGCCGCCGCATTGGCAATGAGAACTACTACATCTACGCGCTGGCCGCATTGCAGAGCCTCGGCCTGACGAAGGTCTATCGTCAGGGCATCCCCGGCTTCAACGGCCTGTATTCCACCACGTCAAAGGGCTACAACCGCGTTTTGGGTAACGGCACGGTGATCGGTAAGGACTTCCTCCTTGCCCCGCTTGTTCCCTCGGCAGGCACACCTCAGACACCTAGCAACCCGTAG
- a CDS encoding 3-keto-disaccharide hydrolase yields the protein MMPARFFALSLLAASSLLAVSATAQTAAPKPSHEDTEFYHPVPPVVTPAATVGQPPSDAIVLFDGKDTLQWVAAKDSTTPADWEVHDGVMTVKKGGVGNIETKHRFKDYQLHLEWKIPASITGEGQGRGNSGLFLASTGKGDSGYEVQIMDSYNNPTYTNGMLGSVYKQAVPLANAARKPGEWSSYDVVWTAPRFNSDGSVKTPAYVTVFLNGVLVENHFELKGETFYVGQPQYKAYDTAPIKLQAHGDKSEPISFRNIWAREVKPWTEPMTK from the coding sequence ATGATGCCCGCACGCTTTTTCGCTCTGAGTCTTCTTGCTGCCTCGTCTCTTCTGGCCGTCAGCGCCACGGCCCAGACGGCTGCTCCCAAGCCGTCCCACGAAGATACCGAGTTTTACCACCCGGTTCCGCCCGTCGTAACCCCGGCCGCAACCGTTGGCCAGCCGCCCTCGGACGCCATCGTGCTCTTCGACGGCAAGGACACCCTGCAGTGGGTAGCCGCCAAAGACAGCACTACCCCCGCCGACTGGGAAGTGCATGACGGCGTCATGACTGTAAAGAAGGGCGGCGTGGGCAACATCGAAACCAAGCACCGCTTTAAGGACTACCAGCTGCACCTGGAGTGGAAGATTCCCGCCAGCATCACCGGCGAAGGTCAGGGCCGCGGCAACAGCGGACTCTTCCTGGCCTCCACCGGCAAGGGCGATTCCGGCTACGAAGTCCAGATCATGGACAGCTACAACAACCCCACCTACACCAACGGCATGCTCGGCAGCGTGTACAAGCAGGCTGTGCCGCTGGCCAACGCCGCCCGCAAACCCGGCGAGTGGTCCAGCTATGACGTGGTGTGGACCGCCCCGCGCTTCAACAGCGACGGCAGCGTGAAGACCCCGGCCTACGTCACCGTCTTCCTGAACGGCGTTCTGGTGGAGAACCACTTCGAACTCAAGGGCGAAACCTTCTACGTTGGCCAGCCTCAGTACAAGGCGTACGACACGGCGCCCATCAAGCTGCAGGCCCACGGCGACAAGAGCGAACCCATCAGCTTCCGCAACATCTGGGCCCGCGAAGTAAAGCCCTGGACCGAACCGATGACGAAGTAA
- a CDS encoding beta-propeller fold lactonase family protein, which translates to MKLSGIGRNVLACAATVGLSLGITSCGSYTVGYLWVMEGQTSSNSAAGTITGYKIDNYSGNLTEMVHSPFPAGGNNPVMGVVKPGGRYLYVLNQGDANNSVSQFSVGGDGVLTFQQAFASQGGTPVWMDISTGGDYLYVLDQVSPDSKTTCASATGMLTAACGSITVFAIDADTGRLSLVQNQSVKNNGTYLTYTSTGPQPTRIKATSSASVIVVNGDQTVTSLTVGTGGQLTVNANSTQVIDQTQTINITSMTQGGSYLYLTDAANNRILQYTISSAGVLQPVTGGQVANFVSGATPVWTLTDSANKWLYVLNQNNTSTSTSKSSIGAYQILSTGQLQQQGGQLNPYSVGSGPVCMVEDPSKQWVYTSNQDGTVTGYHIDHNQGTLQVLQHGSTFQATGRPACLVVSGITS; encoded by the coding sequence ATGAAGTTGAGTGGAATCGGCCGGAACGTTCTGGCCTGTGCGGCAACAGTAGGTCTCTCCCTGGGAATCACCTCGTGCGGCAGCTATACGGTTGGCTACCTGTGGGTAATGGAAGGCCAAACGAGCAGCAATAGCGCCGCGGGCACCATTACCGGCTACAAGATTGATAACTACTCCGGCAACTTGACGGAGATGGTGCATTCGCCCTTCCCGGCAGGCGGCAACAACCCGGTCATGGGAGTTGTGAAGCCCGGCGGACGCTACCTGTATGTTCTGAACCAGGGCGACGCGAACAATTCCGTATCGCAGTTCAGCGTGGGCGGCGACGGTGTGCTCACCTTCCAGCAGGCATTTGCCAGCCAGGGCGGAACCCCCGTCTGGATGGATATCAGCACCGGCGGTGACTATCTGTATGTTCTGGACCAGGTGTCCCCGGACAGCAAGACCACCTGCGCCTCTGCCACTGGCATGCTGACCGCTGCTTGCGGCTCCATCACAGTTTTTGCGATTGACGCCGACACGGGCCGTCTGTCGCTGGTACAGAACCAGTCCGTTAAGAACAACGGCACGTATCTGACCTACACCTCCACGGGCCCGCAGCCCACCCGCATCAAGGCCACCTCGTCCGCTTCGGTCATCGTTGTAAACGGCGACCAGACTGTGACCTCGCTCACGGTAGGCACCGGCGGCCAGTTGACGGTGAACGCGAACTCCACGCAGGTGATTGATCAGACACAGACGATCAACATCACCTCCATGACGCAGGGCGGAAGCTACCTGTACCTGACGGATGCCGCGAACAACCGCATCCTGCAGTACACAATCTCCAGCGCAGGCGTTCTGCAGCCGGTAACTGGTGGCCAGGTGGCCAACTTCGTCAGCGGCGCGACCCCGGTCTGGACCCTGACGGATTCCGCCAACAAGTGGCTGTATGTTCTGAACCAGAACAACACCTCCACCTCCACGTCCAAGAGCTCCATCGGCGCGTACCAGATTCTGAGCACCGGCCAGCTGCAGCAGCAGGGTGGCCAGTTGAACCCGTATTCTGTAGGCTCCGGTCCGGTTTGCATGGTGGAAGACCCCTCCAAGCAGTGGGTGTACACCTCCAACCAGGATGGAACGGTGACGGGTTACCACATCGATCACAATCAGGGCACGCTGCAGGTTCTGCAGCACGGGTCCACCTTCCAGGCAACGGGACGTCCGGCCTGCCTGGTCGTCAGCGGCATCACGAGCTAG